From the genome of Orcinus orca chromosome 5, mOrcOrc1.1, whole genome shotgun sequence, one region includes:
- the IGSF10 gene encoding immunoglobulin superfamily member 10, translated as MKVKSRGSTSLLVSFAAVCLVVFPGGRACPRRCACYVPTEVHCTFRYLTSIPHSIPPNVERINLGYNSLVRLTEMDFSGLNKLELLMLHSNGIHTIPPKTFSDLQALQVLKMSYNKVRKLQKDTFYGLRSLTRLHMDHNNIEFINPEVFYGLTSLRLVHLEGNQLTKLHPDTFVSLCYLRIFKTSFIKYLYLSDNFLSSIPQEMVTYMPDLESLYLHGNPWTCDCHLKWLSDWIQEKPDIIKCKRDRSPSSPQQCPRCMNPRTSKGRPLVMVPAAAFLCAKPTIDPSLKLKSLTILEDSVSVSISPQDFMAPFGSLTLNMTDQSGNEANMICSIQKPSTTSSTAFTAENDYIMLNASFSTFLVCNIDYSHIQPVWKVLALYSDSPLILERSHLLTETPQLCYKYKQVVLKPEDIFTNIEADLRADPSWLMQDQISLQLNRPATTLSTLQIQYSSDAQVTLPRAEKKPEKHKWTMISRDNNTKRERTVLVGGTIDLDCPSQGDPPPQLEWLLADGSKVRAPYVSEDGRILIDKSGKLELQMADSFDTGIYHCISTNYDDADILTYRITVVEPYIEAYQENGARHVVSIGETLDLPCHSTGIPDASVSWVLPGNTVLYQSSRDKQILNNGTLRILQATQKDQGHYRCVAANPSGIDLLINKVSVKIKGQQPVEHNVETDGSGFDEPNAIAQRKDPPAAQLPTSAPVRAEAGKQVSITSKNPKHGVLIAQRRGDATNRRFGEHRRQFPPSARRIDPQHWAALLEKAKKNIVPEKRENTITKPPLPVTQLLEIPGEEVDSSGMLPPDEEFMVLVTKAPSVLARTVTADSRKSSDSPVTSITAGTQVSPIVSPQILLPEKPRGFKPSTTIKTKAMSKSMNTTTSSKMQGTTNRNLSTIFPLLPEASQFQDTDDMERKREHWQSAPPVTVGATTLKDVRIKILGSANSKVDVFLGSVNATKSHQTSVIGVSEPWSHHSHSHVTQKPNTSKLPSHPYAGAHSQLHIPRNSTINTPLSRHSGRRRKIWSRGRTPIFRQHGYNFVGPTLRGSSVERTTAFLATEHNVECPSCSLRERLTTAAAALPFPRTSPITLPEAKIARVIAEESTTLVHNPSLLFEKKPNVDVEKTTQTIKYFSAESTQVTPTCAVVTHATNISYPSMSKASEAKRDSVIVSPLPGPTIKPPMPTTIAITRLSRRKIPWHHIIVNNHIQKEKLKNQQKFGSQKSTDLVLPKISPALPTDKVSPFHFTTLSASVMQMPSVTSATTHHSTTRTHSRISLPTVKELPFPPVYPTSPSSSSKESSTDFISLQTAMLTTTPTAPPSIIINKAQIARPRARKVQRIKEPQKNRNDPNNSPSQISGFITPTTVTLPVLTAAETSTKPSVSALTHSLLENIKEISSTIGLHPRTFHLTDVLEEPPQKSSQTLKRTAASETTLSSKRHQSTTTRNTILRRSTVPTFLSASATPMPIPTSPPLSNQNAVADNMATPIFRTMTSTMVKSHESSKHNAHPQQLAVTSPQTHPNAKFTTGITHFIYSNQLRSTSMPALITAKSQNSKLTPSPWSENHFWHKSHPEMAEKVKKPVVSILPTPDLPEDTTHASNWDIQKNAKKSSFDKTPIQKITTSKFLPFDSLSRNILERPRIVGGRAASFTVPANSDAFLPCEAVGNPMPTIHWTRVSSGLDLSKRKQNSRFQVLPNGTLSIQRVDLQDRGQYLCSASNPFGTDRLHVTLSVVSYPPRILERHTKEITVHSGSTVELKCRAEGRPSPTISWILANQTVVSESSEGNRQALVTSDGTLVIHNLSVYDRGFYKCVASNPVGQDALLVKIQVIAAPPVILEQKRQVIAGTWGESLKLPCTAKGTPQPGVHWVLSDGSEVKPLQFINSKFLFSNGTLFIRNIASSDRGTYECIATSSTGSERRVVILTVEERETIPRIEFASQKWTEVNLGDKLLLNCSATGEPKPKIIWRLPSKAVVDQRHRMGSRIQVYPNGSLFIGSVTEKDGGDYLCVARNKMGDDLTLMHVSLRRKPAKIDHKQHFKRQVFHGKDFQVDCMASGSPVPEISWSLPDGTMINNAMQADDSGHGTRRFTLFDNGTLYFNRVGMAEEGDYTCHAQNTLGKDEMKVHLTVITAAPRIRQGYKTNTRVKAGDTAVLDCEVTGEPKPKVFWLLPSNDMVSFSKDRYAFHANGSLSINRVKLLDSGEYVCVARNPSGDDTKMYKLDVVAKPPLINGLYADKTTIKATAVRHSKKHFDCRAAGTPSPHIMWVMPGNIFLTVPYYGSRITVYKNGTLEIRNVRLSDAANFTCVARNEGGESVLVVQLEVLEMLRRPTFRNPHNEKTVAQLGKSTALHCSVDGNPPPEIIWILPNGTQFPNGQNNAQYLIASNGSFIISKMTRDDTGKYRCAARNKVGYIEKLIVLEIGQKPVIVTYARGTVYSISGDTLSLHCVSDGSPKPRIKWTVPSGYVIDGPQISGKYILHENGTLVIKEATAYDRGSYVCKAQNSIGHALITVPVMVVAYPPRITNRLPRNVLTRTGVAVQLRCVALGVPKPEITWEMPDHSLFSGAHEGRTRGIQRFHPQGTLVIQNPQTSDSGIYRCTAKNPLGSDYATTYIQVI; from the exons atataataaaatgcaaaagagACAGAAGTCCCTCCAGTCCTCAGCAATGTCCACGTTGCATGAACCCCAGGACCTCTAAAGGCAGGCCCTTAGTTATGGTCCCAGCTGCAGCTTTCCTGTGTGCCAAGCCAACCATTGACCCCTCCCTGAAATTGAAGAGCCTGACTATTCTGGAAGATAGTGTTTCTGTGTCCATCTCTCCCCAAGATTTCATGGCACCCTTCGGCTCCCTGACTTTGAATATGACAGACCAGTCTGGAAATGAAGCTAACATGATCTGCAGTATCCAAAAGCCCTCAACAACATCATCCACTGCATTCACTGCAGAAAATGACTATATCATGCTAAACGCATCATTTTCAACATTTCTGGTGTGTAACATAGATTACAGTCACATTCAGCCAGTGTGGAAAGTGCTGGCTTTGTACAGTGACTCTCCTCTGATCCTAGAAAGGAGCCACTTGCTCACTGAAACACCACAACTCTGCTACAAATATAAACAGGTGGTACTGAAGCCTGAAGACATCTTTACCAACATCGAGGCTGATCTCAGAGCAGATCCCTCTTGGTTAATGCAAGACCAAATTTCCTTGCAGCTAAACAGACCTGCCACCACACTCAGTACACTGCAGATCCAGTACTCCAGCGATGCCCAAGTCACTTTACCAAGGGCAGAGAAGAAGCCAGAGAAACACAAATGGACCATGATTTCCAGGGATAACAATACTAAGCGGGAACGCACTGTTTTGGTCGGTGGGACCATTGACCTAGATTGCCCCAGCCAAGGAGACCCTCCCCCACAACTGGAGTGGCTTCTAGCTGATGGAAGTAAAGTGAGAGCCCCTTACGTTAGTGAGGATGGACGAATCCTGATAGACAAAAGTGGAAAACTGGAACTCCAGATGGCTGATAGTTTTGACACAGGCATATACCACTGCATAAGCACCAATTACGATGATGCAGATATTCTCACCTATAGGATTACGGTGGTAGAGCCCTACATAGAAGCTTATCAGGAAAATGGAGCTCGTCATGTAGTTTCCATTGGTGAAACACTTGACCTTCCATGCCATTCTACGGGTATCCCAGATGCCTCTGTCAGCTGGGTTCTTCCAGGAAACACTGTGCTCTATCAGTCCTCAAGAGATAAGCAAATTCTTAACAATGGCACATTAAGAATATTACAGGCGACTCAAAAAGACCAGGGTCATTATCGTTGTGTAGCAGCCAACCCATCAGGGATCGATTTGTTAATTAACAAAGTTTCAGTCAAAATAAAAGGGCAACAGCCAGTGGAGCATAATGTAGAAACAGATGGATCTGGGTTTGATGAGCCCAATGCCATTGCTCAGCGTAAGGACCCACCAGCTGCACAGCTCCCCACATCTGCTCCAGTGAGGGCTGAGGCTGGAAAACAAGTCTCAATCACAAGTAAGAATCCTAAGCATGGGGTGTTAATAGCCCAGCGGCGTGGAGATGCAACCAACCGACGTTTCGGAGAGCACAGGAGGCAGTTCCCTCCCTCTGCCCGGAGAATTGACCCACAACACTGGGCAGCACTACTGGAGAAAGCTAAAAAGAATATTGTGCCTGAGAAGCGAGAAAATACCATAACAAAGCCACCTCTACCAGTCACCCAACTCCTGGAAATACCTGGTGAGGAAGTAGACTCATCAGGCATGCTCCCTCCAGATGAGGAATTTATGGTCCTGGTGACTAAAGCTCCCAGTGTTCTGGCAAGGACAGTGACTGCTGATTCCAGAAAATCATCTGATAGCCCTGTGACAAGTATAACTGCTGGCACCCAAGTCTCCCCAATTGTGAGTCCACAGATACTACTGCCTGAAAAACCAAGAGGTTTCAAACCATCTACTACTATTAAAACCAAAGCCATGTCAAAGAGTATGAACACAACCACATCAAGCAAAATGCAAGGCACAACTAACCGAAATTTATCTACTATCTTTCCTCTACTACCTGAAGCAAGTCAATTTCAGGATACTGACGacatggagagaaaaagagagcatTGGCAAAGTGCACCCCCAGTAACAGTGGGGGCTACTACACTCAAAGATGTCCGTATCAAAATTCTGGGCAGTGCTAACAGTAAAGTTGATGTATTTTTAGGATCAGTAAATGCCACGAAGAGTCATCAGACGTCTGTAATAGGAGTCAGCGAACCCTGGAGCCATCATTCCCATTCTCACGTTACTCAAAAACCTAACACCTCTAAGCTCCCTTCACACCCATATGCTGGTGCTCATTCTCAGTTACACATTCCTAGAAATAGTACAATTAACACTCCACTGTCCAGACACTCTGGAAGACGGAGGAAAATTTGGAGCAGGGGGCGAACTCCAATTTTCCGACAGCATGGATACAACTTTGTGGGGCCAACACTCAGAGGTTCTTCTGTAGAAAGAACCACTGCATTTTTAGCCACAGAGCACAATGTGGAGTGCCCATCCTGTTCTCTCAGAGAAAGACTCACCACTGCTGCAGCAGCATTGCCTTTTCCAAGGACTTCCCCCATCACCCTCCCTGAAGCTAAAATTGCCAGAGTCATAGCAGAAGAATCTACAACTCTAGTCCACAATCCATCATTACTATTTGAGAAAAAACCAAATGTAGATGTTGAGAAAACAACAcagacaataaaatatttcagtgctGAAAGTACCCAAGTGACTCCAACTTGTGCAGTTGTGACTCATGCAACAAATATTAGTTACCCAAGCATGTCTAAAGCCAGTGAAGCTAAAAGAGATTCAGTGATCGTATCGCCACTTCCAGGTCCCACCATCAAGCCACCTATGCCTACTACTATAGCCATTACAAGACTTTCAAGAAGGAAAATTCCCTGGCATCATATCATTGTAAATAACCATAtccaaaaagaaaagctaaagaaTCAGCAAAAATTTGGTTCACAAAAAAGCACAGACTTGGTTCTTCCTAAAATATCTCCTGCTTTACCCACAGATAAAGTTTCCCCCTTCCATTTCACAACACTCTCAGCAAGTGTGATGCAAATGCCATCCGTAACATCAGCTACAACTCACCACAGTACCACTAGAACACACAGTCGTATAAGTCTCCCTACAGTGAAGGAGCTGCCCTTCCCACCTGTTTACCCTACATCTCCTAGTAGCTCAAGCAAAGAATCAAGTACAGATTTCATATCACTGCAAACAGCCATGCTGACAACTACTCCTACTGCTCCTCCATCTATCATTATCAACAAAGCCCAAATAGCCAGACCCAGGGCACgaaaagtacaaagaataaaGGAGCCTCAAAAGAATAGGAATGACCCAAATAACTCTCCCAGCCAGATTTCTGGCTTCATTACACCCACCACTGTGACACTTCCTGTTCTAACAGCAGCTGAAACTTCAACCAAACCCAGTGTGTCTGCTCTCACTCATTCTCTtctagaaaacataaaagaaatttcAAGCACAATTGGTCTTCATCCAAGAACCTTTCATCTGACAGATGTGCTTGAAGAACCACCCCAGAAGAGCAGTCAGACTTTGAAGAGAACAGCTGCTTCTGAAACCACTTTGTCCAGCAAACGACACCAGAGTACCACCACTAGGAACACAATCCTTAGACGCTCAACGGTGCCAACCTTCCTGAGCGCCAGTGCCACTCCAATGCCaattcccacctcccctcccttgaGTAACCAAAATGCAGTTGCTGACAATATGGCAACTCCCATTTTCAGGACGATGACAAGTACAATGGTCAAGTCACATGAATCCTCAAAGCACAATGCTCATCCACAGCAATTAGCAGTAACATCTCCCCAAACTCACCCAAATGCCAAGTTCACAACTGGAATCACCCACTTTATCTACTCCAATCAGTTACGTTCTACTTCTATGCCAGCACTAATAACAGCTAAATCACAGAATTCTAAGTTGACTCCCTCTCCCTGGTCAGAAAACCATTTTTGGCACAAGTCACACCCAGAAATGGCTGAAAAGGTCAAAAAGCCAGTAGTGAGCATACTGCCCACTCCAGATCTGCCAGAGGACACCACTCATGCTTCAAATTGGGATATACAGAAGAATGCAAAGAAAAGTAGCTTCGATAAGACACCAATTCAAAAAATAACAACTTCCAAATTCCTTCCCTTTGATTCTCTATCTAGGAATATATTGGAAAGGCCCAGAATAGTTGGAGGAAGAGCGGCAAGTTTTACTGTTCCAGCTAACTCAGATGCCTTTCTTCCTTGTGAAGCTGTTGGGAATCCCATGCCCACTATCCACTGGACCAGAGTCTCATCAG GACTTGATTTGTctaaaaggaaacagaatagCAGGTTCCAGGTGCTCCCCAATGGCACCCTGTCCATACAGAGGGTGGACCTTCAGGACCGTGGACAGTACCTGTGCTCAGCATCCAATCCATTTGGCACGGACCGCCTTCATGTCACCTTGTCCGTGGTTTCCTATCCCCCCAGGATCCTGGAGAGACATACTAAGGAGATCACAGTCCATTCCGGAAGCACAGTGGAACTGAAGTGCAGAGCTGAAGGCAGGCCCAGCCCTACAATTTCCTGGATTCTTGCAAACCAAACAGTGGTCTCTGAATCATCCGAGGGGAACAGGCAGGCCCTGGTGACATCTGACGGGACGCTGGTCATCCACAATCTCAGCGTTTATGACAGGGGCTTTTACAAATGCGTGGCCAGCAACCCAGTGGGCCAGGACGCACTGCTGGTTAAAATACAAGTTATTGCGGCCCCACCTGTTATTCTAGAACAAAAGAGGCAAGTTATTGCAGGGACTTGGGGTGAAAGTTTGAAACTGCCCTGTACTGCCAAAGGAACTCCTCAGCCCGGTGTTCACTGGGTCCTCTCTGATGGCAGCGAAGTGAAACCATTACAGTTCATCAATTCCAAGTTCTTATTTTCAAATGGaactctgtttataagaaacatAGCCTCTTCAGACCGGGGCACTTATGAATGCATTGCTACCAGCTCCACTGGCTCAGAGAGAAGGGTGGTAATTCTTACAGTGGAAGAACGAGAGACTATCCCCAGGATAGAATTTGCATCCCAGAAATGGACGGAGGTGAATCTGGGGGACAAATTACTACTGAACTGTTCAGCCACTGGGGAGCCGAAACCGAAAATAATCTGGAGGCTACCATCCAAGGCTGTCGTCGACCAGCGGCACAG AATGGGCAGCCGCATCCAAGTCTACCCAAATGGATCCCTGTTTATTGGATCAGTGACAGAAAAAGACGGTGGAGACTACTTGTGTGTGGCGAGAAACAAGATGGGGGACGATCTGACCCTGATGCACGTCAGCCTAAGACGGAAACCTGCCAAAATTGACCACAagcaacattttaaaaggcaGGTTTTTCACGGGAAAGACTTCCAAGTCGATTGCATGGCTTCCGGCTCACCAGTGCCCGAGATATCCTGGAGTCTGCCCGATGGGACGATGATAAATAACGCCATGCAGGCCGACGACAGTGGCCACGGCACCAGGAGGTTCACCCTCTTCGACAATGGAACCTTATACTTCAACAGAGTCGGGATGGCAGAGGAAGGAGATTACACTTGCCATGCCCAGAACACTCTAGGGAAGGATGAAATGAAAGTCCACCTAACAGTCATAACAGCCGCCCCACGGATCCGGCAGGGTTACAAGACCAACACGAGAGTCAAGGCTGGAGACACAGCCGTGCTTGACTGTGAGGTCACTGGGGAACCCAAGCCAAAAGTATTTTGGTTGCTGCCTTCCAATGACATGGTTTCATTCTCTAAGGACAGGTACGCATTTCACGCCAACGGGTCTTtgtctatcaacagagtgaaactGCTCGATTCCGGAGAGTACGTATGTGTGGCACGAAATCCCAGTGGGGATGACACCAAAATGTACAAACTGGACGTTGTCGCCAAACCTCCATTAATCAATGGTCTGTATGCAGATAAAACCACCATTAAAGCCACGGCGGTGAGGCATTCCAAAAAACACTTCGACTGCAGAGCCGCAGGGACACCATCGCCTCACATCATGTGGGTCATGCCAGGCAATATTTTCCTCACAGTTCCGTACTATGGAAGCAGAATCACAGTCTATAAAAATGGAACCCTGGAAATCAGGAATGTGAGGCTTTCAGATGCAGCCAATTTTACCTGTGTGGCTCGGAATGAAGGAGGAGAGAGTGTGCTGGTGGTACAGTTAGAAGTCCTGGAAATGCTGAGAAGACCGACGTTCAGAAATCCACATAATGAAAAAACCGTTGCCCAGCTTGGAAAGTCCACAGCATTGCATTGCTCTGTTGATGGAAACCCACCACCTGAAATAATCTGGATTTTACCAAATGGCACACAATTTCCCAATGGACAAAACAATGCTCAGTATCTAATAGCAAGTAACGGCTCTtttatcatttctaaaatgaCTCGGGACGATACAGGAAAATATCGGTGTGCAGCAAGAAATAAAGTTGGCTATATTGAGAAATTAATTGTATTAGAAATTGGCCAAAAGCCAGTGATTGTCACTTATGCGCGAGGAACAGTTTACAGTATCAGTGGAGACACTCTGTCGTTGCACTGTGTCTCTGATGGAAGCCCTAAGCCACGTATCAAATGGACTGTGCCAAGTGGTTACGTAATAGACGGGCCTCAGATCAGTGGAAAATACATACTGCATGAAAACGGCACCTTGGTCATCAAAGAGGCAACAGCTTACGACAGAGGAAGCTACGTTTGTAAGGCTCAAAACAGTATTGGCCATGCACTGATTACTGTTCCAGTAATGGTTGTGGCCTACCCTCCCCGAATTACAAATCGCCTACCCAGGAACGTCCTCACAAGGACAGGCGTGGCTGTTCAGCTCcgctgtgtggccctgggagTCCCCAAGCCAGAAATCACCTGGGAGATGCCTGACCACTCCCTGTTCTCAGGGGCACACGAAGGGAGGACACGTGGAATTCAACGTTTTCACCCACAAGGTACCCTAGTCATTCAGAATCCTCAAACCTCAGATTCTGGGATATACAGATGCACAGCAAAGAATCCACTTGGAAGTGATTACGCAACAACTTACATCCAAGTAATCtga